The Synechococcales cyanobacterium T60_A2020_003 region TATTAACTGTGTTGGTGTTCTCCATGAGGGAACGTATCAACCTGAAAAGAGTCTACGCCAGATTAATTCCGATCAACTGATGCACTATTTTCAGGTCAATAGTATCGGTGCGGTGCTGCTGGCGAAGCATCTCCTACCGCTCTTCCGGCATGGCGATCGCAGTCTCTTTGCCAGCATCTCTGCGAAGGTCGGCAGCATTGAAGATAATCGCCTAGGGGGATGGTACGGCTACCGTGCCTCGAAAGCCGCTCTCAATATGTTCATGAAAACGATCGCCATTGAGTATACGCGCAAATGTCCAAATACGATCGTTGTTGCTCTCCATCCCGGCACTACGGATACGTCTCTCTCCAAGCCTTTTCAGGCTAATGTCCCCCCGGAAAAACTATTTTCCGTAGAACGGACTGTGGGGCAATTACTCACCGTGCTTGATAGCCTGACACCTGCCGATACAGGGAATTTCTATTCATGGGATGGTAGTCGTTTACCTTGGTAACAGAACCGAGTCATCTCCATAGGGCTTGCTAAATAAATATGGATGGTTATACGCAGTTTTTGGGTACAGAGGCACAGCCCAACTTACCCGCACGATCGGCTATGCAAATTGCTGGGTTAGTGAATCCCGGTTGGTTGGTGGAAATCGAAGTGGTAGCGGTGCGATCGCCCGTATAGTCAGAAAAACTTCAAAGGGAGCGATCGCCCTCCAGGCAGTCACAGAAACGCGATCGCTCTCTGACCTCCAATGGGAGATATGCGATCGCGAAACATCGTTATACGAAGACTACCTTAAATGATTTTTAGACTATTTGAGCACGATCTAGGCGATCGCAAACTTCAGTACAAAGAGAGCAGCCAAAACCCAGACCGCGATCGACACTTCACTGGTCTTACCTTGAAACGTCTTGATCAAGGGATACAGGATAAAGCCTGCGGCCAGTCCGTCCGCGATCGAATAGCTCAACGGCATGATGATCATCGTCAGAAACGCTGGAATCGCCTCTGCCGGATCGCCCCATCGTACAAAGGTCGCCGCACCGATCATCAGCGCTCCCACAATGATCAGAGCCGGAGCCGTAGCGAAGACTGGAATGCCAGCCAATAGCGGAATAAAAAAGATAGACACCACAAACAGTGCGGCCGTAACGACCGCCGTAAAGCCGCTCCGTCCCCCTTCCGAAACACCAGACGCCGACTCAATGTAGGACGTTACCGTTGAAGTGCCCAAAATCGCGCCCACGGTCGTACCCACCGCGTCGGCCATAAACGCCCGACCCACGCGCGGGAATTCGCCATTTTCCCGTATATAGCCAGCCTTTGCGCCTAGGCCTGTCAGGGTTCCCACCGTGTCAAACAAATCCACAAACAAGAGTACAAAGACGATCGAAAACAGTTCCAGAGGGTTGATTTGGGCGATCTGTCC contains the following coding sequences:
- a CDS encoding SDR family NAD(P)-dependent oxidoreductase; this translates as MTPSNASQSTHALIVGANGGIGLGFVQALLAQSSVQVYATYRDPNRAQALLTLAQSQSDRLKVYPLDLTDEDQVSQLVTLIQAETPVLHQVINCVGVLHEGTYQPEKSLRQINSDQLMHYFQVNSIGAVLLAKHLLPLFRHGDRSLFASISAKVGSIEDNRLGGWYGYRASKAALNMFMKTIAIEYTRKCPNTIVVALHPGTTDTSLSKPFQANVPPEKLFSVERTVGQLLTVLDSLTPADTGNFYSWDGSRLPW
- a CDS encoding NCS2 family permease, which translates into the protein SGAGLIVASEATTTTLGNLAQPPTLMAIFGLLVTSAFIARRIVGALLWGILATAILGWILQIAPLPEGIVAIPQMPVDLVGQAFVGLGQIAQINPLELFSIVFVLLFVDLFDTVGTLTGLGAKAGYIRENGEFPRVGRAFMADAVGTTVGAILGTSTVTSYIESASGVSEGGRSGFTAVVTAALFVVSIFFIPLLAGIPVFATAPALIIVGALMIGAATFVRWGDPAEAIPAFLTMIIMPLSYSIADGLAAGFILYPLIKTFQGKTSEVSIAVWVLAALFVLKFAIA